From Calditerricola satsumensis, one genomic window encodes:
- a CDS encoding glycosyltransferase, with translation MPNWIVWGLTLYGLAALWVSVAAPLGSPVSRREPVCVILLVENSGQIVEGLLRFLFWWGYCHGRDLWVTVVDFGSSDDTLSIVRGYARYVPHGIDVRVGGAAGFSAEDIRRQFRQPDRVPVVVIDARILSPSRSG, from the coding sequence GTGCCCAACTGGATCGTATGGGGACTGACACTGTACGGTCTTGCGGCCCTGTGGGTGTCGGTTGCGGCGCCGCTGGGTTCTCCCGTTTCCCGGCGGGAACCGGTTTGCGTTATCCTCCTCGTGGAAAATTCAGGGCAGATCGTCGAGGGGCTCCTCCGATTCCTCTTTTGGTGGGGATACTGCCATGGCCGGGACCTGTGGGTGACGGTGGTGGATTTCGGATCCAGCGACGACACGCTCAGCATCGTGCGCGGCTATGCGCGGTACGTGCCGCACGGGATTGACGTGCGCGTAGGCGGGGCCGCGGGCTTCAGCGCAGAAGACATCCGACGGCAATTCCGGCAGCCCGATCGCGTACCGGTGGTCGTCATCGACGCGCGTATCCTCTCCCCCTCCCGCAGCGGGTAG